The following proteins come from a genomic window of Megalobrama amblycephala isolate DHTTF-2021 linkage group LG1, ASM1881202v1, whole genome shotgun sequence:
- the LOC125268641 gene encoding uncharacterized protein K02A2.6 → MELAAKEAQQLSSNSKVYKMETEKQTENKGPCFRCGKTGHSPVSCWFKDTECRSCKKKGHIERACRNKTEKKKIQPKPVFRRKQKKRIFAVGQENKEGTETSDEEFLLHVLTVAGGTKAYKVTALLEGQPVKMEIDTGAAVSLVSDAIYSEMLSHLPLKPPDVVLKTYTGESVTMKGLTQVTVELNGQTKKLPLYVVVGDYPSLMGRSWLEQLKVDWPAIHMVTPKTLDLEGVLQKHTEVFKQELGSMEGIKVKLTVEPGSQPKFLKSRPLPYALKPKVEASLAELVKNGVLEPVSVSKWATPIVPVIKKDGGIRICGDFKVTVNPVLSAEQYPLPHINDLFAGLTGGQKFSKIDLNQAYLQMHVEEQSRELLTINTHKGLFRYKRLPFGITSAPSIFQRAMDQILAGLPGVVCYLDDILVTGTNEESHLQHLDATLERLKEYGLRVRKDKCEFFQFSVEYLGHVIDASGLHTSPSKVKAIVDAPVPKNVSQLRSFLGLLNYYGRFIPNIATLLKPLHKLLCHENNWKWTSECQESFIRAKETLLRSNALTHFDPALPIQLACDASPYGVGAVLSHIMPNGQERPIAFASRSLSKAEANYAQIEREALSIVFGVRKFYQYIFGRKFTLLTDHRPLTAIFGPHHGIPSLAASRMQRWALLLSAHTYDIKYRKSKLHGNADGLSRLPLTDRVKEAQVAEIFYFSQVERAPVTAAQVRKGTRNDPVLSKVMDMVMTGKGENDDLELKPYVSRRHELSVQSGCLLWGRRVIIPPALRKPVLKQLHVGHCGMVRMKEIARSFFWWPGVDGQIEEKARMCTSCQRIRNVPQLAPLHPWEYPEKPWHRIHVDFAGPVEEKMLLVVMDAHSKWPEVAIMKSTSAEKTSEKLGEIFSRFGSPVQLVSDNGPQFTSHEMATFLLANGVQHITSSPYHPATNGLAERFVQTMKHALKASLGQGTFHQRLHSFLLCYRSTPHATTKVSPAYLLFNRELRTSFELLKPATLKETVLRQQKSQVQRRNLRAKDRNFSTGSPVLARNYGSGPKWVPATVEAQTGPVSYKVKTADNLSWRRHTDQLLGGASTVTDLPKFTDVTEQIDDTSPTSVVSTTEPIVTSNCPFVEEPSSPVVLTENGNSVGRRYPVRERRPPQRLLDYT, encoded by the coding sequence ATGGAATTGGCTGCTAAGGAAGCCCAGCAATTGAGCTCAAACAGTAAAGTGTACAAGATGGAGActgaaaaacaaactgaaaataaagGCCCATGTTTCCGTTGTGGCAAGACTGGACACTCACCTGTTTCATGCTGGTTTAAGGATACGGAATGCCGCAGCTGTAAGAAAAAGGGACACATCGAGCGTGCATgtagaaataaaacagaaaagaaaaaaatacagccGAAACCAGTATTCAGAAGGAAACAAAAGAAACGCATATTTGCAGTCGGGCAGGAAAACAAAGAGGGTACGGAAACATCTGATGAGGAATTTCTCTTGCATGTGCTCACCGTTGCAGGTGGAACCAAGGCTTATAAGGTCACAGCGCTGCTGGAAGGACAACCAGTGAAAATGGAGATTGACACTGGTGCAGCTGTGTCGCTGGTGTCGGATGCGATATACAGCGAAATGCTGAGCCACCTGCCACTCAAACCACCTGATGTAGTCCTTAAAACTTATACTGGGGAATCAGTGACCATGAAAGGACTCACCCAAGTAACAGTTGAACTGAAtggacaaacaaaaaaactgccaTTGTATGTGGTCGTGGGTGATTACCCCTCGTTGATGGGTCGTTCCTGGCTGGAGCAACTCAAGGTGGACTGGCCAGCCATACATATGGTGACACCTAAAACACTGGATCTTGAAGGTGTTCTTCAAAAACACACTGAAGTTTTCAAACAGGAGTTAGGCAGCATGGAAGGAATCAAAGTGAAATTGACTGTGGAGCCAGGAAGCCAGCCAAAGTTCTTAAAGTCCCGGCCCCTGCCATATGCACTCAAACCTAAAGTGGAGGCGAGCTTAGCTGAACTTGTGAAGAATGGTGTGCTGGAACCAGTCAGTGTGAGTAAGTGGGCAACACCCATTGTTCCAGTTATAAAGAAGGATGGAGGCATAAGGATCTGCGGCGATTTTAAAGTCACTGTAAATCCAGTGTTGTCAGCAGAGCAATACCCCTTGCCCCACATTAATGACCTTTTTGCTGGGCTGACAGGAGGGCAAAAATTCAGCAAAATTGATCTCAACCAAGCATACCTACAGATGCATGTGGAGGAACAGTCCAGAGAACTTCTCACCATCAATACACACAAAGGCCTATTTCGTTACAAACGCTTACCGTTCGGAATTACCTCGGCTCCATCCATTTTTCAGCGAGCGATGGATCAGATTCTTGCAGGACTTCCAGGAGTTGTGTGTTATCTAGATGACATTCTAGTGACTGGCACGAATGAAGAGTCACACTTACAGCACCTGGATGCTACCCTCGAGAGACTGAAAGAGTACGGATTGAGAGTGCGCAAggataaatgtgaatttttccAGTTTTCAGTCGAGTATCTAGGCCATGTCATTGATGCCTCCGGTCTGCATACGTCCCCATCCAAAGTTAAGGCCATTGTGGATGCTCCAGTGCCCAAAAATGTCAGCCAGTTGCGGTCTTTCCTCGGCTTACTTAATTATTATGGGCGATTCATCCCAAATATCGCGACGCTGCTGAAACCTCTCCACAAACTGTTGTGTCATGAGAATAATTGGAAGTGGACCTCTGAATGCCAGGAGTCGTTCATAAGAGCAAAGGAGACACTTTTAAGGTCAAATGCCCTCACTCATTTTGACCCTGCTCTTCCTATCCAGCTGGCTTGCGATGCTTCCCCTTATGGTGTGGGAGCTGTCTTGTCCCACATCATGCCTAATGGTCAAGAGAGGCCAATTGCGTTTGCTTCCAGGAGTCTGAGCAAAGCAGAAGCAAACTATGCTCAGATTGAGCGAGAAGCATTGAGCATTGTGTTTGGAGTGCGTAAGTTTTATCAGTATATTTTTGGTAGGAAGTTCACGTTACTGACCGATCATCGCCCTCTCACGGCTATTTTTGGCCCACACCATGGCATTCCCTCTCTTGCTGCCAGTAGGATGCAAAGGTGGGCCTTGTTGTTATCTGCTCACACCTATGACATCAAGTACCGGAAGTCGAAATTGCATGGGAATGCGGACGGTCTGTCCAGGTTGCCTCTCACAGACAGAGTAAAGGAGGCACAGGTGGCTGAAATCTTTTACTTCAGCCAGGTGGAAAGGGCCCCAGTGACAGCCGCGCAAGTACGCAAGGGCACACGAAATGACCCTGTCCTGTCAAAAGTCATGGATATGGTCATGACAGGCAAAGGGGAGAACGATGATCTGGAGCTAAAACCATACGTCTCTCGACGTCATGAACTTTCAGTGCAGTCAGGCTGCTTATTATGGGGAAGGAGAGTGATTATTCCCCCGGCTTTGCGTAAGCCAGTGCTTAAACAGCTGCATGTAGGACACTGTGGAATGGTCCGCATGAAGGAGATTGCCAGGAGCTTCTTCTGGTGGCCAGGAGTGGATGGCCAAATAGAGGAAAAAGCAAGGATGTGTACCTCATGCCAGCGCATACGTAATGTACCACAACTTGCACCGCTGCACCCATGGGAGTATCCTGAAAAACCATGGCATCGCATTCATGTTGATTTTGCAGGCCCAGTTGAGGAGAAAATGCTGTTGGTGGTCATGGATGCACACAGTAAGTGGCCTGAGGTGGCCATTATGAAATCTACTTCAGCTGAGAAGACCAGTGAGAAGCTGGGAGAAATTTTCAGTAGATTTGGATCACCAGTGCAGCTTGTGTCAGATAATGGCCCCCAATTTACATCCCACGAGATGGCCACATTTCTACTAGCAAATGGTGTACAGCATATCACGTCATCACCCTACCATCCTGCAACAAATGGGTTAGCAGAGAGGTTTGTTCAAACCATGAAACATGCCTTGAAAGCTTCTCTTGGACAGGGCACATTTCATCAACGCCTTCATAGCTTCTTGCTGTGCTATCGTAGTACTCCGCACGCAACTACCAAAGTGTCGCCAGCGTATTTGTTGTTCAACAGAGAGCTCAGAACAAGCTTTGAGCTGCTTAAGCCAGCAACACTCAAAGAAACTGTCTTGCGGCAACAAAAGAGTCAGGTACAGCGAAGGAACCTGCGAGCCAAGGACAGAAACTTTTCAACAGGCTCACCAGTGCTGGCCCGGAACTATGGCAGTGGTCCGAAATGGGTTCCGGCTACTGTGGAGGCCCAGACGGGCCCAGTGTCGTACAAGGTCAAGACTGCTGACAATCTTTCCTGGAGGAGACACACTGATCAGTTGCTGGGTGGAGCCAGCACAGTCACAGATCTTCCTAAATTCACTGATGTCACCGAGCAAATAGACGACACTTCGCCAACTTCAGTAGTCTCCACCACTGAGCCTATTGTGACCTCAAATTGTCCATTTGTTGAAGAACCATCGTCACCGGTTGTTCTGACAGAAAATGGAAACTCAGTAGGTCGCCGGTATCCAGTAAGGGAGCGGCGTCCACCTCAGCGTTTATTGGATTACACTTAG